The following proteins come from a genomic window of Gloeomargarita sp. SRBZ-1_bins_9:
- the pstS gene encoding phosphate ABC transporter substrate-binding protein PstS, giving the protein MRRRQYLYLTLATGLGAIACQSQPVPPPKTEPSPGSPVYLNGAGATFPSFLYLKWFSEYQKIYPEVQISYQPIGSAAGIQQFLTETVDFAGSDVAMTDEEAAQVKRGALFVPMTAGSVAVVYNVPGVPTGLKLSRQVLPAIFLGKITRWNDAEIAALNPEITLPDLPITVVYRSDGSGTTAIFTRHLSAIDPLWRNQVGTGLTVKWPVGTGIKDNAGISAQIQQGEGVIGYVEYAYAKQLQLATAALENKAGKYLLPTPNAVEKGVADVVLDKRLRGFVDDPSSPEAYPIVSYSWLLIYQKYDDKKKGETLRRFIQWALVEGQKFATELGYVPLPGPVVTQAQTLMQNHTLVA; this is encoded by the coding sequence ATGCGGCGGCGGCAGTATTTGTATTTAACCTTGGCGACCGGTTTAGGGGCAATTGCCTGTCAGTCCCAGCCCGTTCCCCCACCCAAGACCGAACCCAGTCCTGGCTCACCCGTCTATCTCAATGGCGCCGGTGCCACCTTTCCCTCCTTCCTCTACCTGAAATGGTTTAGCGAGTACCAAAAAATCTATCCCGAAGTGCAGATTTCCTATCAACCCATCGGCAGTGCCGCAGGCATCCAACAATTTCTCACGGAAACGGTGGATTTTGCCGGCAGTGATGTGGCCATGACCGATGAGGAAGCCGCCCAGGTGAAACGGGGTGCCCTGTTTGTGCCGATGACCGCCGGGAGCGTGGCCGTGGTGTACAACGTGCCGGGGGTGCCCACCGGACTCAAACTGTCGCGTCAGGTTTTACCGGCCATTTTCCTAGGAAAAATCACCCGCTGGAACGATGCGGAAATCGCCGCCTTGAACCCGGAAATCACCCTGCCCGATTTACCCATTACCGTCGTTTATCGTTCCGACGGCAGTGGTACGACCGCCATCTTTACCCGGCATTTGAGCGCCATTGACCCCCTGTGGCGAAACCAGGTGGGCACTGGTTTGACAGTTAAATGGCCAGTGGGGACGGGAATCAAAGACAACGCCGGCATCAGCGCCCAAATCCAGCAAGGCGAAGGGGTGATTGGCTACGTGGAATACGCCTACGCCAAGCAGTTGCAACTGGCGACTGCCGCTTTAGAAAACAAGGCGGGTAAATACCTGCTGCCGACGCCCAATGCGGTGGAAAAAGGGGTGGCCGACGTGGTGCTCGACAAGCGTCTGCGGGGATTTGTAGATGACCCCAGCAGCCCCGAAGCCTATCCCATCGTCAGCTACTCCTGGCTGCTGATTTATCAGAAGTACGACGATAAAAAAAAGGGGGAAACCCTACGTAGGTTTATCCAGTGGGCCTTGGTGGAGGGGCAAAAGTTTGCCACAGAGTTGGGGTATGTGCCCCTGCCGGGTCCGGTGGTTACGCAGGCCCAAACCTTGATGCAAAATCACACCCTGGTTGCATGA
- a CDS encoding methyltransferase domain-containing protein, which yields MTLRLHIGGKHPHPDWKIVDIEPRPEVDYVTDAANLSLFADQSVDMVYASHVLEHFHYGLQDEVLRVLREWHWVLKPGGQLLISVPDLRVLCWLYCHPNLLPEERFHLMRIMFGGQVNQYDVHKVGFDIDILGMYLAEAGFSRYEQVSEFHLFPDCSSLRILDTLISLNVIATR from the coding sequence ATGACCCTACGACTGCACATTGGCGGTAAACATCCCCACCCGGACTGGAAGATCGTGGATATTGAACCCCGGCCGGAGGTGGACTACGTGACGGATGCCGCTAACCTCAGCCTGTTTGCTGACCAATCGGTGGACATGGTCTATGCCAGTCATGTGCTGGAGCATTTCCATTACGGTTTGCAGGATGAGGTGCTGCGGGTGTTGCGGGAGTGGCATTGGGTCCTCAAACCGGGGGGCCAGCTCCTGATCAGCGTGCCGGATTTGCGGGTGCTGTGCTGGCTGTACTGCCATCCCAACCTGCTGCCGGAGGAGCGATTCCATTTGATGCGGATCATGTTTGGGGGCCAGGTGAACCAGTATGATGTGCATAAGGTGGGTTTTGACATCGATATTTTGGGGATGTATTTAGCCGAGGCGGGGTTCAGTCGCTACGAGCAGGTGAGTGAATTTCATCTATTCCCCGATTGCAGTTCCCTGCGGATTTTGGACACCTTGATCAGCCTGAATGTGATTGCCACCCGTTAG
- a CDS encoding gamma carbonic anhydrase family protein, protein MKDFDQADCSLPDTHLASFIAPNATVIGDVRIGVDVNIWYQAVVRGDCSPIILGRGTNIQDGCVLHGDPGQPTVLGEWVTVGHRAIIHSAEIGNGTLIGMGAIVLNGVRIGQGCIVGAGAVVTQAVPDYSLAVGVPAKVIRHVTPEEAAELIAHAQHYVTLARQHARQVLEGDGSPKMGLR, encoded by the coding sequence ATGAAGGACTTTGACCAGGCCGATTGTTCCCTGCCGGATACCCACCTGGCCAGTTTTATTGCCCCCAACGCCACCGTCATCGGCGATGTCCGGATTGGGGTGGATGTGAATATCTGGTATCAGGCGGTGGTGCGCGGCGACTGTAGCCCCATCATTTTGGGTCGGGGGACGAATATCCAGGATGGGTGCGTGCTGCACGGGGACCCGGGGCAACCGACGGTGTTGGGGGAATGGGTGACGGTGGGCCATCGGGCCATCATCCACAGCGCTGAAATCGGCAATGGCACGCTGATTGGCATGGGGGCCATTGTGCTCAACGGGGTGCGCATCGGCCAGGGGTGCATTGTGGGGGCCGGGGCGGTGGTCACTCAAGCGGTTCCCGACTACTCCCTGGCGGTGGGTGTGCCGGCCAAGGTCATCCGTCACGTCACCCCCGAGGAGGCAGCCGAGTTAATCGCCCACGCCCAGCATTACGTCACCCTGGCCCGCCAGCACGCCCGTCAGGTTTTAGAAGGAGACGGCTCGCCAAAAATGGGACTCAGGTAG
- the cysW gene encoding sulfate ABC transporter permease subunit CysW, whose product MRQPVRPKGGVAWGLIGVATLYLGLMVALPLVNVFYQALREGWSAYLRGLMTPEALHALGLTLLVVAIAVPVNTVFGLVAAWVLARYPLPGKGLILALLDAPLAISPVIVGLMFVLLYSPTVGVFGHWVEAWGLPIVFAPPGLVLTTLFVTLPFVVREVLPVLESMGREEEEAAQTLGAGGWQIFWRVTLPQIRWALLYGVILTTARGLGEYGAAAVISGKVINLTNTLTLHIERMYMEYETVAAFAGASLLTVIALVTVAGQALLGQAERR is encoded by the coding sequence ATGCGTCAGCCGGTGCGTCCTAAAGGTGGGGTGGCGTGGGGGTTGATTGGGGTGGCAACGCTGTATCTGGGGTTGATGGTGGCCCTGCCCCTGGTCAATGTGTTTTATCAGGCGTTGCGGGAGGGGTGGTCGGCTTACCTGCGGGGGTTGATGACGCCGGAGGCCCTGCATGCCCTGGGGTTGACGCTGCTGGTGGTGGCCATTGCGGTGCCGGTGAATACGGTGTTTGGCCTGGTGGCGGCTTGGGTGCTGGCGCGGTATCCCCTGCCGGGTAAGGGGTTGATTTTGGCTTTGTTGGATGCGCCCTTGGCCATTTCGCCGGTGATCGTGGGCTTGATGTTTGTTTTGCTCTACAGCCCGACGGTGGGGGTGTTTGGCCATTGGGTGGAGGCCTGGGGGCTGCCAATTGTCTTTGCGCCGCCGGGGCTGGTGCTGACGACCCTGTTTGTGACCTTGCCGTTTGTGGTGCGCGAGGTGCTGCCGGTTTTGGAGAGTATGGGTCGGGAGGAGGAGGAAGCAGCCCAGACCTTGGGGGCCGGGGGGTGGCAGATTTTCTGGCGGGTGACGTTGCCCCAGATTCGCTGGGCGCTGCTGTACGGGGTGATCCTGACGACGGCGCGGGGATTGGGAGAATATGGGGCGGCGGCGGTGATCTCCGGCAAGGTGATTAATTTGACCAATACCCTGACGCTGCACATCGAGCGGATGTATATGGAGTACGAGACGGTGGCGGCCTTTGCGGGGGCGTCGCTGCTGACGGTGATCGCTTTGGTGACGGTGGCGGGACAGGCGCTATTGGGTCAGGCAGAACGGCGGTAA
- a CDS encoding anti-sigma factor, translated as MTSMADPHPEHLTDLVLEECDPVELLAWEGRLQQDPALAQEVAELQAVWHSLAYGCEPVTPPPSLRGRILATAPGRPRRWLWAAATAGLVGIMGLGMANWQLWRQWRLAQQELRLQQVVMAALRHQDTRMAILIGATPMLRGATVRVLTLQRQVLVVFNDKLPPPPQNHVYVLWAITKDNRHFPCGQFVPNKNGIIHWTNPRFLPHDPRVKALVITSEPDMGNVPRGFPMMSSGSL; from the coding sequence ATGACGTCCATGGCCGACCCACACCCCGAGCACTTGACCGACCTGGTTCTGGAGGAATGCGACCCGGTTGAACTGCTGGCCTGGGAAGGCCGGTTACAGCAGGACCCCGCCCTGGCCCAGGAAGTCGCCGAGTTACAGGCGGTCTGGCACAGTTTAGCCTACGGGTGCGAGCCGGTGACGCCACCTCCCAGCTTGCGAGGGCGGATTTTGGCGACGGCCCCTGGGCGACCCCGGCGTTGGTTATGGGCGGCAGCCACTGCTGGTCTAGTGGGCATCATGGGGCTGGGGATGGCCAACTGGCAGCTTTGGCGGCAGTGGCGATTGGCCCAGCAGGAATTGCGCCTGCAACAGGTCGTGATGGCTGCGCTCCGGCATCAAGACACCCGCATGGCCATCCTAATCGGGGCGACCCCCATGCTCCGAGGGGCAACCGTTCGCGTCCTTACCCTCCAAAGACAAGTGTTGGTGGTATTCAACGATAAACTGCCCCCTCCCCCGCAAAACCATGTCTATGTCCTGTGGGCCATCACCAAAGACAATCGCCACTTCCCCTGCGGCCAATTTGTGCCCAATAAAAACGGCATCATTCACTGGACCAACCCCCGCTTTTTGCCCCACGACCCCCGGGTGAAAGCCCTGGTCATCACCTCCGAACCGGACATGGGGAATGTTCCCAGGGGTTTTCCGATGATGAGCAGTGGTAGTTTATGA
- a CDS encoding flavin prenyltransferase UbiX encodes MTGQSWPVVLAATGASGQIYALRALKHLLYAGYGVELVLSQGAYRVWSEEMGVKVPAVPQQEAFWREQVGVPTAGKLICHHWRDIGAGIASGSYRTLGMVVMPCSMGTVAKLAAGFSGDLIERAADVHLKEGRPLVLVPRETPFSLIHLRNLTTLAEAGARIVPAIPAWYHQPQSVLDLVDFVVARALDQLGMDCVPWQRWS; translated from the coding sequence ATGACGGGGCAGTCCTGGCCGGTGGTGCTGGCGGCAACGGGGGCGTCGGGACAAATCTATGCCCTGCGGGCGTTGAAACACCTGCTCTATGCGGGCTATGGGGTGGAATTGGTGCTATCTCAAGGGGCCTACCGGGTCTGGAGTGAGGAAATGGGGGTGAAGGTGCCAGCGGTGCCCCAGCAGGAGGCTTTTTGGCGGGAACAGGTGGGGGTACCTACAGCCGGAAAATTGATTTGCCATCACTGGCGGGACATCGGGGCGGGGATCGCCAGCGGCTCCTACCGCACCCTGGGGATGGTGGTGATGCCCTGTAGTATGGGGACGGTGGCGAAATTGGCGGCGGGTTTCAGCGGTGATTTGATTGAGCGGGCGGCGGATGTGCATTTGAAAGAGGGGCGGCCGTTGGTGCTGGTGCCTCGGGAAACCCCCTTTAGTCTGATTCACCTGCGCAATCTCACCACCTTAGCGGAAGCGGGCGCCCGCATTGTTCCGGCCATCCCTGCCTGGTATCATCAGCCGCAGTCGGTGCTGGATTTGGTGGATTTTGTGGTGGCGCGGGCGCTGGACCAGTTGGGGATGGATTGCGTGCCATGGCAACGGTGGTCCTAA
- a CDS encoding TPM domain-containing protein, with product MGRRWYWVWGLLAVVFLSWGLAAAPALAYDNPDLLPDHPTPIIDLNHSLTDLQREALAQELEQFEREHGWKLRVVTQYDRTPGRAVKEFWGLDDRSVLLVADPRGGNLLSFNVGDAVYAKMPRLFWIELQARFGNMFYVRDHGEDQAILQSLRVIEACLVKDDGCRVVPGLPREQWLLTLITSLVGGIICGFAAQPRRPGQVIAWQWVLIFSPLWGMLFISFGIGPVVSRTSDWLPVFRNVAGFAIGLLVAYLSPIFGEPSPSKT from the coding sequence ATGGGACGACGCTGGTACTGGGTTTGGGGTCTGTTGGCGGTGGTGTTTTTGAGCTGGGGTTTGGCAGCGGCGCCGGCCCTGGCCTATGACAATCCCGATTTGTTGCCTGACCATCCCACGCCCATCATTGACCTGAACCATTCCTTAACCGATTTGCAGCGGGAAGCCCTGGCCCAGGAGTTGGAGCAATTCGAGCGGGAGCATGGCTGGAAGTTGCGGGTGGTGACCCAGTATGACCGGACACCGGGGCGGGCCGTCAAGGAGTTTTGGGGGTTAGACGACCGGAGCGTGTTGCTGGTGGCCGACCCGCGCGGGGGCAATCTCTTGAGCTTCAATGTGGGGGATGCGGTCTATGCCAAAATGCCCCGGCTGTTTTGGATCGAATTACAGGCCCGTTTCGGGAATATGTTTTATGTGCGGGACCACGGGGAAGACCAGGCCATCCTCCAGTCCCTGCGGGTGATCGAAGCCTGTCTGGTCAAGGACGATGGTTGCCGGGTCGTACCTGGTTTACCCCGGGAGCAGTGGCTGTTGACCCTGATTACTTCTTTAGTGGGGGGCATCATTTGTGGGTTTGCCGCCCAACCACGCCGCCCCGGTCAGGTGATTGCTTGGCAGTGGGTACTCATTTTCTCGCCCCTGTGGGGGATGTTGTTTATCTCCTTTGGCATTGGACCGGTGGTGAGCCGCACCAGCGATTGGTTACCCGTGTTTCGCAACGTGGCCGGTTTTGCCATTGGCCTGTTGGTGGCCTACCTGAGTCCCATTTTTGGCGAGCCGTCTCCTTCTAAAACCTGA
- a CDS encoding ArsA family ATPase, whose amino-acid sequence MTRILTWLGQAGRRAKVVATVARWFAQRQRRVLLVTHDPNPALEGELGQPLPTEPQEISAGLWGVRLQSVRLLEQFWEELKALEARYIRSPFFRDVYGQELGVLPGLDGLLTLNALRGYWQSQQYDVILYDGASDRETLRMVGLPHLADWYYRRFQEVLLASELSRNVGPLLGPLVSAVFTGGWEQSSLDQPRQWLEELLRQGQALVQDPHTLTAYLVTTDDPADVANARWYWGSAQQVDVRVQGVLVSQGDETGLREPFAPLPVGTLARLPDLDQVVPVPPPLEMDEAAKQIRLFLPGFPKSQVKLTQYGPGLTVEAGDQRRNITLPPAWQGRRITSARFQEPYLTITF is encoded by the coding sequence ATGACCCGAATTCTCACCTGGCTGGGCCAAGCGGGGCGGCGGGCTAAGGTGGTGGCGACGGTGGCCCGGTGGTTTGCCCAACGCCAGCGCCGGGTTCTGCTGGTGACCCATGACCCCAATCCAGCCTTGGAGGGGGAATTGGGGCAACCCCTGCCGACAGAACCTCAGGAAATAAGCGCCGGTCTCTGGGGGGTGCGCCTACAGTCGGTTCGGTTGCTGGAGCAGTTCTGGGAGGAACTCAAGGCCCTGGAGGCCCGCTACATCCGGTCCCCCTTTTTCCGGGATGTCTATGGACAGGAGCTGGGGGTGTTGCCGGGGTTGGACGGCTTGTTGACCCTGAACGCCCTGCGGGGGTATTGGCAAAGTCAACAGTACGATGTGATTCTGTACGATGGGGCCAGCGACCGGGAAACCCTGCGCATGGTGGGCCTGCCTCATCTGGCGGATTGGTACTACCGGCGGTTTCAGGAGGTGCTGCTGGCGTCGGAATTAAGCCGCAATGTGGGACCGTTGCTGGGGCCACTGGTGAGCGCGGTGTTTACGGGGGGATGGGAGCAGTCATCCCTGGACCAGCCCCGGCAATGGTTAGAGGAGCTATTGCGCCAGGGGCAAGCGCTGGTGCAGGACCCCCATACCCTGACGGCCTATCTGGTGACCACGGATGACCCGGCCGATGTGGCTAATGCCCGCTGGTACTGGGGCAGTGCCCAACAGGTGGATGTACGGGTGCAGGGGGTGCTGGTCAGTCAAGGAGACGAGACAGGTCTAAGGGAACCCTTTGCTCCTTTGCCGGTGGGCACGCTGGCGCGGTTGCCGGATTTGGACCAAGTGGTGCCGGTGCCGCCGCCGCTGGAAATGGATGAAGCGGCTAAACAAATTCGGTTGTTTTTGCCGGGGTTTCCCAAGTCCCAGGTTAAACTAACCCAGTATGGGCCGGGGTTGACGGTGGAGGCGGGGGACCAGCGACGCAATATCACCCTACCGCCGGCCTGGCAGGGACGCCGTATCACTTCTGCCCGCTTTCAGGAGCCGTACCTGACGATTACGTTCTAG
- the ald gene encoding alanine dehydrogenase: MRIGVPKEIKDQEFRVGLSPASVATLVAHGHTVVVETQAGQGAGFSDEDYRQAGALLVPDAATAWAQELVVKVKEPLPVEYDYLRPDLLLFTYLHLAAQPGLVKALLRAGTTAIAYEMVELEDGRLPLLHPMSVIAGRLAVQVGSHFLQRPAGGRGVLLGGVPGVKPAHVVILGGGVVGTEAARMAVGLGAQVTIIERNLDRLHALGDLFGFRVLLLHSNSTHIAEMVPTADLLIGAVLVPGKRTPRLVSEELVQQMRPGSVIVDVAVDQGGCVATSRPTTHTQPVYTRYGVLHYGVPNMPGAVPWTATQALNQSLLPYLLTLAEHGYDALAPDTPLGRGVNTRAGRLVHPALQDLLV, from the coding sequence ATGCGCATCGGGGTGCCTAAAGAAATCAAGGACCAGGAGTTCCGGGTGGGGTTGAGTCCAGCAAGTGTGGCAACGCTGGTGGCCCACGGCCATACGGTGGTGGTGGAAACCCAGGCGGGCCAAGGGGCGGGCTTTAGCGATGAGGACTACCGGCAGGCGGGGGCGCTGTTGGTGCCGGATGCGGCGACGGCCTGGGCCCAGGAGTTGGTGGTCAAGGTGAAGGAACCATTGCCGGTGGAGTACGACTATCTGCGCCCGGACTTGCTGTTGTTTACTTACCTGCATCTGGCGGCGCAACCGGGGCTGGTGAAGGCTTTGCTGCGGGCGGGAACGACGGCCATTGCCTACGAGATGGTGGAGTTGGAGGACGGTCGCCTGCCCCTGTTGCACCCGATGAGTGTGATCGCCGGGCGGTTGGCGGTGCAGGTCGGTAGTCACTTTCTCCAACGTCCGGCTGGGGGACGGGGGGTGCTGTTGGGGGGGGTGCCAGGCGTTAAACCGGCCCACGTGGTGATTCTAGGGGGGGGCGTGGTGGGGACGGAGGCGGCCCGCATGGCGGTAGGTTTGGGGGCGCAGGTGACCATCATCGAACGGAATCTGGACCGGTTGCACGCCCTGGGGGATTTGTTTGGGTTTCGCGTCCTGCTTTTGCACAGTAACAGCACCCACATTGCGGAAATGGTGCCCACGGCGGATTTGCTGATTGGGGCGGTGCTGGTGCCGGGGAAACGGACGCCGAGGCTGGTTTCGGAGGAGCTGGTGCAGCAGATGCGCCCGGGGAGTGTGATTGTGGATGTGGCGGTGGACCAGGGGGGGTGCGTGGCAACATCCCGACCGACGACCCATACCCAGCCAGTGTACACGCGCTACGGGGTGCTGCACTACGGGGTGCCGAATATGCCGGGGGCGGTGCCCTGGACGGCTACCCAGGCCCTGAACCAGAGTCTGTTGCCCTATCTGCTGACCCTGGCGGAACACGGCTATGACGCCCTGGCGCCCGATACGCCCTTGGGACGGGGGGTCAATACCCGGGCGGGACGGTTGGTGCATCCGGCGCTCCAGGACCTGCTGGTTTAG
- a CDS encoding sigma-70 family RNA polymerase sigma factor translates to MNSPAPSDQALLQGIQRGESRAMALLYERYGKLVYSLALRLLQQPQEAEDLTQEVFASLWCRGNYDARRGSVPTYLTTLTRSRGIDRLRMRQSRMRWVQRWGILTAGLTEPPLWEHLSLRERQERVRRALDQLAPEQRQLLEMAYYQGLTQAEIAQQLNLPLGTVKTRTRSILSKLRQLLYDQVL, encoded by the coding sequence ATGAATTCTCCCGCTCCCAGCGACCAGGCACTGCTCCAGGGCATTCAACGTGGTGAGTCCCGGGCGATGGCGCTCCTTTACGAACGCTACGGTAAGTTGGTGTATTCCCTGGCCTTGCGGCTGCTGCAACAGCCCCAGGAGGCAGAGGACCTGACCCAGGAGGTCTTCGCCAGCCTGTGGTGCAGGGGGAACTACGACGCCCGGCGGGGTTCTGTTCCAACCTACCTTACCACCCTCACCCGCTCCCGGGGCATTGACCGCCTGCGCATGCGCCAGTCCCGGATGCGCTGGGTGCAACGCTGGGGCATTTTAACCGCCGGGCTGACGGAACCCCCCTTGTGGGAGCACCTGAGCCTGCGGGAACGCCAGGAGCGGGTCCGCCGGGCCTTAGACCAACTGGCGCCGGAGCAGCGGCAGCTCTTGGAAATGGCCTACTACCAGGGACTCACCCAAGCGGAAATCGCCCAGCAACTTAACCTGCCCTTGGGGACCGTCAAAACCCGCACCCGCAGTATCCTGAGTAAACTGCGGCAACTTTTGTACGACCAAGTATTATGA
- the rnz gene encoding ribonuclease Z: MEITFLGTSSGVPTRSRNVSSVALKLPQRAEVWLFDCGEGTQHQFLRSDLRISQIRRIFITHMHGDHIFGLMGLLASCGLSGDNHAVDVYGPAELQGYIRACLRYSQMRFGFPVRVHPVAPGLVYEDEEFQVTCAPLKHRVPAFGYRVSERDRPGEFNVAKAQQLGIPPGPVYGQLKRGETVTLPDGRVFDGREFCGPPQPGRHFVYCTDTIYCDEAVALAQGADVLVHEATFSHLDAALAFERLHSTSTMAAQVALAAGVKQLILTHFSPRYAPGNPIQLADLLAEAQAIFPNTVLAQDFWTYSIPRTRIPATTASGGA, encoded by the coding sequence GTGGAGATCACGTTTCTGGGAACGAGTTCGGGGGTGCCCACCCGCAGCCGCAATGTCTCCAGTGTGGCCTTGAAGTTACCCCAGCGGGCGGAGGTCTGGCTGTTTGATTGCGGCGAGGGGACGCAGCACCAGTTCCTGCGCAGCGATTTGCGCATCAGTCAAATCCGCCGGATTTTTATTACCCACATGCACGGGGACCATATTTTTGGGCTGATGGGGCTGCTGGCCAGTTGCGGCCTGTCGGGGGATAACCACGCGGTGGATGTCTATGGCCCGGCGGAGTTGCAGGGGTATATTCGGGCCTGTTTGCGCTATAGCCAAATGCGCTTTGGGTTTCCGGTGCGGGTCCATCCGGTGGCGCCGGGGTTGGTCTATGAGGATGAGGAGTTTCAGGTGACCTGCGCGCCCCTGAAGCACCGGGTGCCGGCTTTTGGCTATCGGGTGTCTGAGCGGGACCGACCGGGGGAGTTCAATGTGGCCAAGGCGCAGCAGTTGGGGATTCCGCCGGGACCGGTCTATGGGCAACTCAAGCGGGGAGAAACGGTGACGCTCCCGGATGGGCGGGTGTTCGATGGCCGGGAGTTCTGCGGGCCGCCCCAACCAGGTCGCCACTTTGTTTATTGCACTGATACGATTTATTGCGATGAGGCGGTGGCGCTGGCCCAGGGGGCGGATGTGTTGGTGCATGAGGCCACCTTTTCCCATCTGGATGCGGCTCTGGCTTTTGAGCGGTTGCACTCTACGTCTACGATGGCGGCCCAGGTGGCTCTGGCGGCAGGGGTGAAGCAGTTGATCCTGACCCATTTCAGTCCCCGTTACGCCCCGGGCAATCCCATTCAACTGGCGGATTTGCTGGCGGAGGCCCAGGCCATTTTCCCGAACACGGTGCTGGCCCAGGATTTTTGGACCTACAGCATTCCCCGCACGCGCATACCGGCCACGACGGCTTCGGGGGGAGCTTAA
- the rimI gene encoding ribosomal protein S18-alanine N-acetyltransferase, with protein MPLRHLTVQDLDAVVALDQVALGGWWSPRQYAEELQKLGTLFVGYVAPDGLRSMAAAWVILDEAHIVLLAVHPEHRRQGLGRATLNHLLQTLPPTVMHATLEVRSQNTIALHLYQSCGFEVLGRRPGYYQNPDDDALILWRRCLTGGNHIQADQGVQNPQGTAIGE; from the coding sequence ATGCCATTGCGTCATCTGACAGTACAGGACCTAGATGCGGTGGTGGCTCTCGACCAAGTGGCCTTGGGGGGATGGTGGTCGCCCCGCCAGTACGCCGAGGAATTGCAAAAACTCGGCACCTTATTTGTGGGTTATGTCGCTCCCGACGGACTGCGAAGTATGGCCGCCGCCTGGGTCATCCTCGATGAAGCCCATATTGTTTTGCTGGCGGTACATCCCGAGCACCGGCGTCAAGGTTTGGGACGGGCCACCTTGAACCATCTGTTGCAGACCTTGCCCCCAACTGTTATGCACGCCACCCTTGAGGTGCGCAGCCAAAATACCATTGCCCTGCACCTCTATCAATCCTGTGGATTTGAGGTACTTGGGCGCCGCCCCGGCTATTACCAAAACCCCGATGACGATGCCCTGATTCTCTGGCGACGCTGCCTAACGGGTGGCAATCACATTCAGGCTGATCAAGGTGTCCAAAATCCGCAGGGAACTGCAATCGGGGAATAG